The Papaver somniferum cultivar HN1 chromosome 3, ASM357369v1, whole genome shotgun sequence genome includes a region encoding these proteins:
- the LOC113358132 gene encoding protein trichome birefringence-like 6 isoform X4: MEKQRSFSFKSRSKFLVFFFIVSSSVLFFSFLSIWVFQVSPLNHQLKFQSFSSLSHTFVIKPHNSTDNVIRNGSLSKPQYNKSDHSSSIQVQVLVKGVDDEKKKIKEKIKVKESEIVLGNKNAANFTSPDIISKVTEKVDILIVNENNTNIEVEKRDNSKCDILNGTWVFDESYPLYKSDSCPFIDEGFSCEANGRLNTNYMKWRWQPHECNIPRFDAVKMLELIRGKRLVFVGDSINRNQWESMLCLLKSAITDPKRVFETHGRRITKEKGNYSFKFLDYKCTVEYYVSHFLVHEGKGRVGSKRVQTLKIDTLDRGSSRWKGADILVFNSAHWWSHAKTKSGVNYYQERNQVYPHLDVPTAFKRALTTWASWVDKYVIPGKTQVFFRSSAPTHFRGGAWNAGGHCKEVGLAADSWEEDDPAILLVSEKSFNYMGYVHKDVTGSKRQVFLQCSGHTNTFQLP; encoded by the exons ATGGAAAAACAAAGAAGTTTTTCATTCAAGTCGAGAAGTAAATTTCTAGTCTTTTTCTTCATTGTATCGTCTTCAGTTctcttcttttcatttctttctATATGGGTTTTTCAAGTTTCCCCTTTAAACCATCAGTTAAAATTTCAATCCTTTTCAAGTTTGAGTCATACCTTTGTAATCAAACCTCATAATTCTACAGATAATGTTATTAGAAATGGGAGTTTGAGCAAACCCCAGTACAACAAATCAGATCATTCTTCTTCTATACAAGTTCAAGTTTTAGTAAAAGGTGTtgatgatgagaagaagaagattaaagAGAAAATAAAGGTCAAGGAATCTGAGATAGTTCTAGGTAACAAGAATGCTGCTAATTTTACAAGTCCTGATATTATTAGTAAAGTTACTGAAAAAGTTGATATTTTAATTGTAAATGAGAATAATACCAATATTGAAGTGGAGAAAAGAGATAATAGTAAATGTGATATATTAAATGGGACATGGGTGTTTGATGAAAGCTATCCTTTGTATAAGAGTGATTCATGTCCCTTCATTGATGAAGGTTTTAGTTGTGAAGCTAATGGAAGATTGAACACAAATTATATGAAGTGGAGATGGCAACCTCATGAATGTAACATCCCAAG GTTTGATGCAGTGAAAATGCTGGAATTGATTAGAGGGAAAAGACTAGTGTTCGTAGGAGATTCAATTAACAGGAATCAGTGGGAGTCAATGCTGTGTTTATTAAAATCAGCTATTACTGATCCGAAACGTGTTTTTGAAACTCATGGAAGGAGAATTACTAAAGAGAAAGGCAATTACAGTTTCAAATTTCTG GATTATAAATGTACAGTTGAATATTATGTTAGTCATTTCTTAGTTCATGAGGGTAAAGGGAGAGTTGGTTCAAAACGGGTTCAGACTCTGAAAATCGATACCCTTGATAGGGGATCATCTAGATGGAAGGGTGCGGATATTTTGGTTTTCAATAGTGCGCATTGGTGGTCCCATGCCAAAACTAAATCAGG GGTGAACTACTACCAGGAACGGAACCAAGTTTATCCACATCTTGATGTTCCTACAGCTTTCAAAAGAGCCTTAACTACCTGGGCGTCATGGGTTGATAAATATGTTATACCGGGTAAAACACAGGTGTTTTTTCGAAGTTCAGCACCAACTCATTTCAG GGGTGGTGCATGGAATGCTGGCGGACATTGTAAAGAG GTAGGATTGGCTGCAGATTCTTGGGAAGAGGATGATCCGGCCATTTTACTG GTTTCAGAGAAGAGCTTTAACTACATGGGTTACGTTCACAAAGATGTCACGGGGAGTAAAAGACAAGTCTTTTTGCAATGTTCAGGGCACACCAATACTTTTCAG TTACCTTGA
- the LOC113358132 gene encoding protein trichome birefringence-like 6 isoform X1, with the protein MEKQRSFSFKSRSKFLVFFFIVSSSVLFFSFLSIWVFQVSPLNHQLKFQSFSSLSHTFVIKPHNSTDNVIRNGSLSKPQYNKSDHSSSIQVQVLVKGVDDEKKKIKEKIKVKESEIVLGNKNAANFTSPDIISKVTEKVDILIVNENNTNIEVEKRDNSKCDILNGTWVFDESYPLYKSDSCPFIDEGFSCEANGRLNTNYMKWRWQPHECNIPRFDAVKMLELIRGKRLVFVGDSINRNQWESMLCLLKSAITDPKRVFETHGRRITKEKGNYSFKFLDYKCTVEYYVSHFLVHEGKGRVGSKRVQTLKIDTLDRGSSRWKGADILVFNSAHWWSHAKTKSGVNYYQERNQVYPHLDVPTAFKRALTTWASWVDKYVIPGKTQVFFRSSAPTHFRGGAWNAGGHCKEVGLAADSWEEDDPAILLVSEKSFNYMGYVHKDVTGSKRQVFLQCSGHTNTFQILFGIDPKKRRTILEISKLQPRRKETIGMRQVYYMTENRRGNRSLKSSYSSQPSQVPRQSKTAP; encoded by the exons ATGGAAAAACAAAGAAGTTTTTCATTCAAGTCGAGAAGTAAATTTCTAGTCTTTTTCTTCATTGTATCGTCTTCAGTTctcttcttttcatttctttctATATGGGTTTTTCAAGTTTCCCCTTTAAACCATCAGTTAAAATTTCAATCCTTTTCAAGTTTGAGTCATACCTTTGTAATCAAACCTCATAATTCTACAGATAATGTTATTAGAAATGGGAGTTTGAGCAAACCCCAGTACAACAAATCAGATCATTCTTCTTCTATACAAGTTCAAGTTTTAGTAAAAGGTGTtgatgatgagaagaagaagattaaagAGAAAATAAAGGTCAAGGAATCTGAGATAGTTCTAGGTAACAAGAATGCTGCTAATTTTACAAGTCCTGATATTATTAGTAAAGTTACTGAAAAAGTTGATATTTTAATTGTAAATGAGAATAATACCAATATTGAAGTGGAGAAAAGAGATAATAGTAAATGTGATATATTAAATGGGACATGGGTGTTTGATGAAAGCTATCCTTTGTATAAGAGTGATTCATGTCCCTTCATTGATGAAGGTTTTAGTTGTGAAGCTAATGGAAGATTGAACACAAATTATATGAAGTGGAGATGGCAACCTCATGAATGTAACATCCCAAG GTTTGATGCAGTGAAAATGCTGGAATTGATTAGAGGGAAAAGACTAGTGTTCGTAGGAGATTCAATTAACAGGAATCAGTGGGAGTCAATGCTGTGTTTATTAAAATCAGCTATTACTGATCCGAAACGTGTTTTTGAAACTCATGGAAGGAGAATTACTAAAGAGAAAGGCAATTACAGTTTCAAATTTCTG GATTATAAATGTACAGTTGAATATTATGTTAGTCATTTCTTAGTTCATGAGGGTAAAGGGAGAGTTGGTTCAAAACGGGTTCAGACTCTGAAAATCGATACCCTTGATAGGGGATCATCTAGATGGAAGGGTGCGGATATTTTGGTTTTCAATAGTGCGCATTGGTGGTCCCATGCCAAAACTAAATCAGG GGTGAACTACTACCAGGAACGGAACCAAGTTTATCCACATCTTGATGTTCCTACAGCTTTCAAAAGAGCCTTAACTACCTGGGCGTCATGGGTTGATAAATATGTTATACCGGGTAAAACACAGGTGTTTTTTCGAAGTTCAGCACCAACTCATTTCAG GGGTGGTGCATGGAATGCTGGCGGACATTGTAAAGAG GTAGGATTGGCTGCAGATTCTTGGGAAGAGGATGATCCGGCCATTTTACTG GTTTCAGAGAAGAGCTTTAACTACATGGGTTACGTTCACAAAGATGTCACGGGGAGTAAAAGACAAGTCTTTTTGCAATGTTCAGGGCACACCAATACTTTTCAG ATACTTTTTGGGATTGATCCAAAAAAGCGACGCACCATACTTGAAATCTCCAAACTCCAGCCAAGAAGGAAGGAAACAATAGGGATGAGACAAGTATATTACAtgacagaaaacagaagagggaACAGGTCATTAAAAAGTTCATACTCATCACAGCCTTCACAG GTTCCAAGACAGTCAAAAACTGCACCATAG
- the LOC113360382 gene encoding uncharacterized protein LOC113360382 — MKVEDLIINNTWNIPEEMLKFFSAGDLPLLSTESDKLIWTATQDGSFSVQSAINIVRQKHPKLRWCKKIWKACVHSSTTANVWKITRGACTTDENVKKRGMNIASRYYLCLKDQDTISHLLWACDYGKIIWNCIGGVFAFKNPKSFDDIMSSCKDKSSVIQELWHIAAFNILVDIWFIRNKLFFEDIYLNSRKEK; from the coding sequence ATGAAAGTGGAAGATTTGATCATTAATAATACTTGGAATATACCAGAAGAAATGCTCAAATTTTTTTCAGCTGGTGATCTACCATTACTATCTACAGAATCTGACAAGCTAATATGGACTGCAACTCAAGATGGCTCCTTTTCAGTGCAAAGTGCAATAAATATAGTCAGGCAAAAACATCCAAAACTGAGATGGTGTAAAAAAATATGGAAAGCATGTGTGCATTCTTCAACAACTGCAAATGTATGGAAAATTACCAGAGGTGCCTGCACAACTGATGAGAATGTGAAGAAAAGAGGTATGAATATTGCTTCTAGATACTATCTATGCTTAAAAGACCAAGATACCATTTCTCACTTGTTGTGGGCTTGTGATTATGGGAAAATTATTTGGAATTGCATAGGGGGAGTCTTTGCTTTTAAAAATCCTAAATCATTTGATGATATCATGTCTTCTTGCAAAGACAAAAGTTCAGTGATACAGGAATTGTGGCATATTGCCGCTTTTAACATATTGGTGGATATCTGGTTCATCAGGAATAAGTTGTTTTTTGAAGATATATACCTTAATagtagaaaagaaaaataa
- the LOC113358132 gene encoding protein trichome birefringence-like 6 isoform X5, which produces MEKQRSFSFKSRSKFLVFFFIVSSSVLFFSFLSIWVFQVSPLNHQLKFQSFSSLSHTFVIKPHNSTDNVIRNGSLSKPQYNKSDHSSSIQVQVLVKGVDDEKKKIKEKIKVKESEIVLGNKNAANFTSPDIISKVTEKVDILIVNENNTNIEVEKRDNSKCDILNGTWVFDESYPLYKSDSCPFIDEGFSCEANGRLNTNYMKWRWQPHECNIPRFDAVKMLELIRGKRLVFVGDSINRNQWESMLCLLKSAITDPKRVFETHGRRITKEKGNYSFKFLDYKCTVEYYVSHFLVHEGKGRVGSKRVQTLKIDTLDRGSSRWKGADILVFNSAHWWSHAKTKSGVNYYQERNQVYPHLDVPTAFKRALTTWASWVDKYVIPGKTQVFFRSSAPTHFRGGAWNAGGHCKEELQHVTWFTTRLA; this is translated from the exons ATGGAAAAACAAAGAAGTTTTTCATTCAAGTCGAGAAGTAAATTTCTAGTCTTTTTCTTCATTGTATCGTCTTCAGTTctcttcttttcatttctttctATATGGGTTTTTCAAGTTTCCCCTTTAAACCATCAGTTAAAATTTCAATCCTTTTCAAGTTTGAGTCATACCTTTGTAATCAAACCTCATAATTCTACAGATAATGTTATTAGAAATGGGAGTTTGAGCAAACCCCAGTACAACAAATCAGATCATTCTTCTTCTATACAAGTTCAAGTTTTAGTAAAAGGTGTtgatgatgagaagaagaagattaaagAGAAAATAAAGGTCAAGGAATCTGAGATAGTTCTAGGTAACAAGAATGCTGCTAATTTTACAAGTCCTGATATTATTAGTAAAGTTACTGAAAAAGTTGATATTTTAATTGTAAATGAGAATAATACCAATATTGAAGTGGAGAAAAGAGATAATAGTAAATGTGATATATTAAATGGGACATGGGTGTTTGATGAAAGCTATCCTTTGTATAAGAGTGATTCATGTCCCTTCATTGATGAAGGTTTTAGTTGTGAAGCTAATGGAAGATTGAACACAAATTATATGAAGTGGAGATGGCAACCTCATGAATGTAACATCCCAAG GTTTGATGCAGTGAAAATGCTGGAATTGATTAGAGGGAAAAGACTAGTGTTCGTAGGAGATTCAATTAACAGGAATCAGTGGGAGTCAATGCTGTGTTTATTAAAATCAGCTATTACTGATCCGAAACGTGTTTTTGAAACTCATGGAAGGAGAATTACTAAAGAGAAAGGCAATTACAGTTTCAAATTTCTG GATTATAAATGTACAGTTGAATATTATGTTAGTCATTTCTTAGTTCATGAGGGTAAAGGGAGAGTTGGTTCAAAACGGGTTCAGACTCTGAAAATCGATACCCTTGATAGGGGATCATCTAGATGGAAGGGTGCGGATATTTTGGTTTTCAATAGTGCGCATTGGTGGTCCCATGCCAAAACTAAATCAGG GGTGAACTACTACCAGGAACGGAACCAAGTTTATCCACATCTTGATGTTCCTACAGCTTTCAAAAGAGCCTTAACTACCTGGGCGTCATGGGTTGATAAATATGTTATACCGGGTAAAACACAGGTGTTTTTTCGAAGTTCAGCACCAACTCATTTCAG GGGTGGTGCATGGAATGCTGGCGGACATTGTAAAGAG GAACTCCAACATGTAACTTGGTTCACAACCAGGTTAGCTTGA
- the LOC113358132 gene encoding protein trichome birefringence-like 6 isoform X2, protein MEKQRSFSFKSRSKFLVFFFIVSSSVLFFSFLSIWVFQVSPLNHQLKFQSFSSLSHTFVIKPHNSTDNVIRNGSLSKPQYNKSDHSSSIQVQVLVKGVDDEKKKIKEKIKVKESEIVLGNKNAANFTSPDIISKVTEKVDILIVNENNTNIEVEKRDNSKCDILNGTWVFDESYPLYKSDSCPFIDEGFSCEANGRLNTNYMKWRWQPHECNIPRFDAVKMLELIRGKRLVFVGDSINRNQWESMLCLLKSAITDPKRVFETHGRRITKEKGNYSFKFLDYKCTVEYYVSHFLVHEGKGRVGSKRVQTLKIDTLDRGSSRWKGADILVFNSAHWWSHAKTKSGVNYYQERNQVYPHLDVPTAFKRALTTWASWVDKYVIPGKTQVFFRSSAPTHFRGGAWNAGGHCKEVGLAADSWEEDDPAILLVSEKSFNYMGYVHKDVTGSKRQVFLQCSGHTNTFQIERVSISTKLPGRKGMYWSSLPPNN, encoded by the exons ATGGAAAAACAAAGAAGTTTTTCATTCAAGTCGAGAAGTAAATTTCTAGTCTTTTTCTTCATTGTATCGTCTTCAGTTctcttcttttcatttctttctATATGGGTTTTTCAAGTTTCCCCTTTAAACCATCAGTTAAAATTTCAATCCTTTTCAAGTTTGAGTCATACCTTTGTAATCAAACCTCATAATTCTACAGATAATGTTATTAGAAATGGGAGTTTGAGCAAACCCCAGTACAACAAATCAGATCATTCTTCTTCTATACAAGTTCAAGTTTTAGTAAAAGGTGTtgatgatgagaagaagaagattaaagAGAAAATAAAGGTCAAGGAATCTGAGATAGTTCTAGGTAACAAGAATGCTGCTAATTTTACAAGTCCTGATATTATTAGTAAAGTTACTGAAAAAGTTGATATTTTAATTGTAAATGAGAATAATACCAATATTGAAGTGGAGAAAAGAGATAATAGTAAATGTGATATATTAAATGGGACATGGGTGTTTGATGAAAGCTATCCTTTGTATAAGAGTGATTCATGTCCCTTCATTGATGAAGGTTTTAGTTGTGAAGCTAATGGAAGATTGAACACAAATTATATGAAGTGGAGATGGCAACCTCATGAATGTAACATCCCAAG GTTTGATGCAGTGAAAATGCTGGAATTGATTAGAGGGAAAAGACTAGTGTTCGTAGGAGATTCAATTAACAGGAATCAGTGGGAGTCAATGCTGTGTTTATTAAAATCAGCTATTACTGATCCGAAACGTGTTTTTGAAACTCATGGAAGGAGAATTACTAAAGAGAAAGGCAATTACAGTTTCAAATTTCTG GATTATAAATGTACAGTTGAATATTATGTTAGTCATTTCTTAGTTCATGAGGGTAAAGGGAGAGTTGGTTCAAAACGGGTTCAGACTCTGAAAATCGATACCCTTGATAGGGGATCATCTAGATGGAAGGGTGCGGATATTTTGGTTTTCAATAGTGCGCATTGGTGGTCCCATGCCAAAACTAAATCAGG GGTGAACTACTACCAGGAACGGAACCAAGTTTATCCACATCTTGATGTTCCTACAGCTTTCAAAAGAGCCTTAACTACCTGGGCGTCATGGGTTGATAAATATGTTATACCGGGTAAAACACAGGTGTTTTTTCGAAGTTCAGCACCAACTCATTTCAG GGGTGGTGCATGGAATGCTGGCGGACATTGTAAAGAG GTAGGATTGGCTGCAGATTCTTGGGAAGAGGATGATCCGGCCATTTTACTG GTTTCAGAGAAGAGCTTTAACTACATGGGTTACGTTCACAAAGATGTCACGGGGAGTAAAAGACAAGTCTTTTTGCAATGTTCAGGGCACACCAATACTTTTCAG ATAGAGAGGGTTAGTATCTCAACAAAACTTCCAGGCAGAAAGGGAATGTATTGGAGTTCCCTTCCACCCAACAATTAG
- the LOC113358132 gene encoding protein trichome birefringence-like 6 isoform X3, with amino-acid sequence MEKQRSFSFKSRSKFLVFFFIVSSSVLFFSFLSIWVFQVSPLNHQLKFQSFSSLSHTFVIKPHNSTDNVIRNGSLSKPQYNKSDHSSSIQVQVLVKGVDDEKKKIKEKIKVKESEIVLGNKNAANFTSPDIISKVTEKVDILIVNENNTNIEVEKRDNSKCDILNGTWVFDESYPLYKSDSCPFIDEGFSCEANGRLNTNYMKWRWQPHECNIPRFDAVKMLELIRGKRLVFVGDSINRNQWESMLCLLKSAITDPKRVFETHGRRITKEKGNYSFKFLDYKCTVEYYVSHFLVHEGKGRVGSKRVQTLKIDTLDRGSSRWKGADILVFNSAHWWSHAKTKSGVNYYQERNQVYPHLDVPTAFKRALTTWASWVDKYVIPGKTQVFFRSSAPTHFRGGAWNAGGHCKEVGLAADSWEEDDPAILLVSEKSFNYMGYVHKDVTGSKRQVFLQCSGHTNTFQQLP; translated from the exons ATGGAAAAACAAAGAAGTTTTTCATTCAAGTCGAGAAGTAAATTTCTAGTCTTTTTCTTCATTGTATCGTCTTCAGTTctcttcttttcatttctttctATATGGGTTTTTCAAGTTTCCCCTTTAAACCATCAGTTAAAATTTCAATCCTTTTCAAGTTTGAGTCATACCTTTGTAATCAAACCTCATAATTCTACAGATAATGTTATTAGAAATGGGAGTTTGAGCAAACCCCAGTACAACAAATCAGATCATTCTTCTTCTATACAAGTTCAAGTTTTAGTAAAAGGTGTtgatgatgagaagaagaagattaaagAGAAAATAAAGGTCAAGGAATCTGAGATAGTTCTAGGTAACAAGAATGCTGCTAATTTTACAAGTCCTGATATTATTAGTAAAGTTACTGAAAAAGTTGATATTTTAATTGTAAATGAGAATAATACCAATATTGAAGTGGAGAAAAGAGATAATAGTAAATGTGATATATTAAATGGGACATGGGTGTTTGATGAAAGCTATCCTTTGTATAAGAGTGATTCATGTCCCTTCATTGATGAAGGTTTTAGTTGTGAAGCTAATGGAAGATTGAACACAAATTATATGAAGTGGAGATGGCAACCTCATGAATGTAACATCCCAAG GTTTGATGCAGTGAAAATGCTGGAATTGATTAGAGGGAAAAGACTAGTGTTCGTAGGAGATTCAATTAACAGGAATCAGTGGGAGTCAATGCTGTGTTTATTAAAATCAGCTATTACTGATCCGAAACGTGTTTTTGAAACTCATGGAAGGAGAATTACTAAAGAGAAAGGCAATTACAGTTTCAAATTTCTG GATTATAAATGTACAGTTGAATATTATGTTAGTCATTTCTTAGTTCATGAGGGTAAAGGGAGAGTTGGTTCAAAACGGGTTCAGACTCTGAAAATCGATACCCTTGATAGGGGATCATCTAGATGGAAGGGTGCGGATATTTTGGTTTTCAATAGTGCGCATTGGTGGTCCCATGCCAAAACTAAATCAGG GGTGAACTACTACCAGGAACGGAACCAAGTTTATCCACATCTTGATGTTCCTACAGCTTTCAAAAGAGCCTTAACTACCTGGGCGTCATGGGTTGATAAATATGTTATACCGGGTAAAACACAGGTGTTTTTTCGAAGTTCAGCACCAACTCATTTCAG GGGTGGTGCATGGAATGCTGGCGGACATTGTAAAGAG GTAGGATTGGCTGCAGATTCTTGGGAAGAGGATGATCCGGCCATTTTACTG GTTTCAGAGAAGAGCTTTAACTACATGGGTTACGTTCACAAAGATGTCACGGGGAGTAAAAGACAAGTCTTTTTGCAATGTTCAGGGCACACCAATACTTTTCAG CAGTTACCTTGA
- the LOC113360383 gene encoding uncharacterized protein LOC113360383, with protein MVHDCEVGLKGNMNNFAYDLQILKYSNIGCRKVKSFRALECTFSLPASDRILLCCDGASQGNPGCAGYGFIARDSEGKFIFAESVRLGISTKFIAEVLGIIGALEWAVLNSKDKVNINSDSTTAITAFIKTKLPWFVWTRWLFICRKLRSIHFNHVYRETNFSADFFANKCVYLMKGQEMKFSNRPSNMHRMEMPDKIYYTF; from the coding sequence ATGGTTCATGATTGTGAAGTCGGATTGAAAGGTAATATGAATAACTTTGCTTATGATCTCCAAATTTTGAAATACTCTAACATTGGCTGCAGAAAAGTGAAATCCTTTAGAGCATTGGAGTGTACTTTCTCTCTACCTGCCTCAGATAGAATATTGCTTTGCTGTGATGGAGCATCTCAAGGTAATCCTGGATGTGCTGGTTATGGGTTcattgctagagacagtgaaggTAAATTCATTTTTGCTGAAAGTGTTAGACTTGGTATCTCAACAAAATTTATAGCTGAAGTTCTGGGGATTATTGGTGCTTTGGAATGGGCTGTGTTAAATTCTAAAGACAAGGTTAACATCAACTCAGATTCTACAACTGCCATTACTGCTTTCATAAAAACCAAACTTCCATGGTTTGTATGGACCAGATGGTTGTTTATCTGCAGGAAGTTGAGATCCATCCACTTTAATCATGTCTACAGAGAAACTAATTTTTCTGCTGATTTTTTTGCCAATAAATGTGTTTATCTAATGAAAGGGCAGGAAATGAAGTTCTCTAACAGGCCATCTAACATGCACAGGATGGAAATGCCTGACAAGATCTATTACacgttttaa